One genomic window of Eleginops maclovinus isolate JMC-PN-2008 ecotype Puerto Natales chromosome 12, JC_Emac_rtc_rv5, whole genome shotgun sequence includes the following:
- the LOC134873824 gene encoding granzyme A-like, producing MLCPRDYLICISCVVVLIVQSCHGSEIIGGKEVTPHSLPFMALMEHPYCGGTLIHPKWVLTAAHCTNIKEVILGVHSIKEKEKDSRQVRKIKPYPHPFYDKTYHVNDLMLLKLNKPVKQTKTVKFLPLGGTVKDPASGSSCLVAGWGKIKNNARTVSKVLRSANVTVINRKKCNSPDFYDLEPIITNSMICAGSVVKDAADTCQGDSGGPLLCNGTLVGVTSFGKMCGVRKFPGVYSFLSEKQIIWIKNTMKKSEI from the exons atgttgtgtCCAAGGGATTATCTTATTTGTATCTCTTGTGTGGTCGTCCTCATTGTCCAATCAT GTCATGGTTCTGAGATTATTGGTGGGAAAGAAGTGACGCCTCACTCGCTGCCCTTCATGGCTCTGATGGAGCATCCATACTGTGGAGGGACCCTGATTCATCCAAAATGGGTCCTGACTGCTGCCCACTGTACAAA CATTAAAGAAGTGATTCTGGGAGTGCACTCCatcaaagaaaaggaaaaagattcCAGGCAGGTCCGCAAAATCAAGCCTTATCCTCATCCCTTCTATGATAAAACATATCATGTTAATGACCTCATGCTGCTCAAG ctTAACAAACCGGTGAAGCAAACCAAGACGGTGAAATTTCTCCCATTGGGGGGCACTGTCAAAGATCCAGCATCTGGCTCCAGCTGTCTGGTTGCTGGAtgggggaaaataaaaaataacgcCAGGACTGTTTCAAAAGTCCTGCGGTCCGCCAATGTGACCGTGATCAATAGAAAGAAGTGCAACTCTCCTGATTTTTACGACCTGGAGCCTATCATCACCAACAGCATGATATGTGCTGGTTCAGTCGTGAAAGATGCAGCTGATACCTGTCAG GGGGATTCAGGAGGCCCACTATTGTGCAATGGAACCCTGGTTGGTGTCACTTCTTTTGGAAAGATGTGTGGCGTAAGAAAATTCCCGGGTGTCTACTCTTTTCtctcagaaaaacaaatcatctgGATCAAGAACACAATGAAAAAgtctgaaatataa